Proteins encoded in a region of the Fimbriimonadia bacterium genome:
- a CDS encoding FliA/WhiG family RNA polymerase sigma factor, with amino-acid sequence MQPQLLPEYWRKYKTENDLDARLQLIDHYKYLVKITAGRVVSSPPPGLDREDLVGAGVQGLIKAIDQFDRSREVKFETYAIALIRGAILEMLRDEDWVPRSIRERLKLLERTHMHLEAKLGRPPREVEVAEAMNMTLEDYHQLLIQLGRTTLASIDDVLASNEAEDQLRVSDIVEDRHSNPEGEIHGKEIRRLLTDCIERLPEREHLVITLYYYEGLTFKEIGKVLGVSESRVYQLHTQAMLRLRVGLSDNVTMFAHQ; translated from the coding sequence ATTCAACCGCAACTGCTTCCGGAGTATTGGCGAAAGTACAAAACGGAAAACGATCTGGATGCCCGCCTACAACTCATTGATCACTACAAATACCTGGTCAAGATCACGGCGGGTCGGGTCGTAAGCAGCCCACCACCGGGTCTGGACCGCGAGGACCTGGTGGGAGCCGGCGTGCAAGGGCTCATCAAGGCTATCGATCAGTTCGACCGTAGCCGCGAGGTGAAGTTCGAGACCTATGCTATCGCGCTCATTCGCGGAGCGATTCTGGAGATGCTACGAGACGAGGATTGGGTGCCTCGCTCGATCCGCGAGCGACTGAAGTTGTTGGAGCGCACGCACATGCATCTCGAGGCGAAGCTGGGTCGCCCTCCTCGGGAAGTCGAGGTGGCGGAGGCCATGAACATGACCCTCGAGGACTATCATCAGCTCCTCATCCAACTAGGGCGTACCACCCTGGCATCCATAGACGACGTGTTGGCCAGCAACGAGGCGGAAGACCAGCTGCGGGTGTCCGACATTGTCGAAGACCGACACAGCAACCCGGAAGGGGAAATTCACGGCAAGGAAATTCGGCGTTTGCTCACCGACTGCATAGAGCGACTTCCGGAGAGAGAACACCTCGTGATAACCCTGTACTATTACGAGGGTCTGACATTCAAGGAAATCGGGAAGGTTTTGGGTGTGTCGGAGAGCCGCGTTTACCAACTCCACACGCAGGCAATGCTACGCCTGCGTGTCGGCCTGTCCGACAATGTAACGATGTTCGCGCATCAGTAA
- a CDS encoding ABC transporter permease, whose protein sequence is MDALIRALIEATLRGATPLTFAAMGGLICERSGVINIGLEGLMLFGAFFAALGSDRTGSPILGLLTGVLAAVALSSLHALNTQRLRIDHVVSGVAVNAIAFGGTAFLILPLFGQHGSTPEVPAMSQWVFIAVALALPVVAWLWLFRTRGGLHVLAVGNDPDKAAAMGLHPVRIRTGAVLMSGVLAGLGGGFLSLAYVNQFSEAVTAGRGFIALAALVLGRWHPLGAFTAALGFGLFDALQMRMQGVPILGMTAPSEFWSSLPYALTIVALIVFAKRARPPAALGKI, encoded by the coding sequence ATGGACGCACTGATTCGTGCACTCATCGAGGCGACCCTCCGCGGAGCGACACCACTCACCTTCGCGGCGATGGGTGGATTGATTTGTGAACGTTCGGGTGTCATCAATATCGGCCTGGAAGGCCTAATGCTCTTTGGTGCGTTTTTCGCGGCGCTCGGAAGCGACCGGACTGGCTCCCCTATCCTGGGACTGCTGACCGGGGTACTAGCGGCCGTCGCCCTCTCGTCCCTCCACGCGCTGAACACCCAACGCCTGCGGATCGATCACGTAGTCAGCGGCGTCGCGGTCAACGCGATCGCCTTCGGAGGCACTGCGTTTCTAATCTTGCCCCTTTTTGGGCAGCATGGCAGCACGCCCGAAGTACCCGCCATGTCTCAGTGGGTTTTCATAGCGGTGGCGCTGGCGCTGCCCGTCGTCGCATGGCTGTGGCTATTCAGGACCCGAGGGGGCCTGCACGTACTAGCAGTTGGCAACGATCCTGACAAAGCGGCGGCGATGGGCCTCCACCCCGTCCGCATCCGAACCGGAGCCGTGCTGATGAGCGGGGTCTTGGCGGGGCTCGGCGGGGGCTTCCTCTCTCTTGCCTACGTCAACCAGTTCTCGGAGGCCGTAACGGCGGGGCGCGGGTTCATCGCCCTGGCTGCACTCGTGCTAGGACGCTGGCATCCGCTGGGTGCGTTCACGGCCGCTCTAGGCTTCGGGCTATTCGATGCGCTGCAGATGCGAATGCAGGGTGTTCCCATCCTCGGGATGACGGCGCCCTCCGAGTTCTGGTCCAGCCTGCCTTATGCCCTCACCATCGTCGCGCTGATCGTGTTTGCGAAGCGCGCCCGTCCGCCAGCGGCGCTAGGGAAAATTTAG
- a CDS encoding ABC transporter permease, with product MRGWRLLALVVVTLGALGALVNMAGVSPWDALVAGVQGSFGDPGGLSGTFTRMTPLLFSGLGVALALRAGLFNIGVEGQLLVGALAAAATGIYLTGLPAPLHVTLSVLSGALAGMLWAAPAGLIKVWRGGHEVITTIMLNYIARSFTKYIAANPMQDPSSDMATTVYVADGARLGLASTTPEISWGLVLGIGIAVFLFWWMRRTVAGYELGAVGANADAARAAGVNVKRTIVWAMAASGALAGIAGAMQVCAYEFRFYDGISPGYGFDSLAVALIALANPLIVCLSSLLFGALAQGAQSAQVVTEIPKEIAAVVQGVVILLAAGIGWQRLRRSD from the coding sequence TTGAGGGGTTGGCGTCTCCTTGCGTTAGTCGTGGTCACACTCGGTGCGTTGGGAGCGCTGGTGAATATGGCCGGAGTCTCCCCGTGGGACGCGCTTGTTGCCGGGGTTCAAGGCTCTTTCGGCGATCCCGGCGGACTCTCGGGCACCTTCACTCGAATGACACCGCTGCTGTTCTCCGGGCTGGGAGTCGCCTTAGCGTTGCGTGCCGGCCTCTTCAACATCGGTGTAGAAGGACAGTTGCTCGTAGGTGCGCTTGCAGCGGCGGCGACCGGCATTTACCTCACCGGCCTACCGGCGCCTCTGCACGTCACACTGTCCGTTCTCTCGGGTGCACTGGCAGGAATGCTGTGGGCTGCACCCGCGGGCCTGATCAAAGTGTGGCGGGGCGGGCACGAGGTGATCACCACCATCATGCTCAACTACATCGCCCGTAGCTTCACGAAATACATAGCAGCCAACCCCATGCAGGATCCCTCGTCTGACATGGCCACGACGGTGTATGTTGCCGATGGCGCGCGCCTAGGGCTCGCATCAACCACTCCCGAGATCAGTTGGGGCCTGGTGTTAGGGATTGGCATCGCCGTGTTTCTATTCTGGTGGATGCGACGAACGGTGGCAGGGTACGAGTTGGGGGCCGTTGGTGCGAACGCCGATGCAGCTCGAGCAGCAGGGGTCAACGTCAAGAGGACCATAGTCTGGGCGATGGCCGCATCAGGCGCGTTGGCGGGAATCGCTGGTGCAATGCAGGTGTGTGCCTATGAGTTTCGGTTCTACGATGGCATCTCTCCTGGATACGGCTTCGACAGTCTGGCAGTAGCACTGATAGCACTTGCCAATCCTCTGATCGTGTGTTTATCGTCACTTCTCTTCGGCGCACTCGCTCAGGGTGCACAGTCTGCACAAGTCGTCACGGAGATACCGAAGGAGATCGCCGCCGTGGTACAAGGTGTGGTCATCTTGCTCGCTGCTGGTATCGGGTGGCAGCGTCTGCGGAGGTCCGACTGA
- a CDS encoding ABC transporter ATP-binding protein, whose amino-acid sequence MSPAVRMSGVTKRFGRLVACDRVDLEVARGATHAIVGENGAGKTTLMRVLYGLYRPDAGNIEIAGKPVRFGSPSEAIRAGIGMVSQHYSIIGELTCLDNLMLGAELAHLGVLKRSEAVERAQRLAARMGFQFDWYAPAETLTPAGCQKLEILKLLWREVEILILDEPTAMLSPPDAQALFSSLRELADDGRTIILVTHRLREVVDHCDRVTVLRAGRKVGESDVADTDVVRLSTWIVGEEMRPRLDVGSSVHEAPVLLDVRDLHVLGDRRNRAVAGLSLQVRAGEVAGIAGVDGNGQAELSEALIGVRPTLSGTIRLLERDVTREPPVRRLRLGLRFIAADRHRHGLIETWDLLNNAILGLQRLPPLARGPLLSAREQMDAAKEQVERFHIKVDSLRAPVSELSGGNQQRLVVARALHLDAKLLLAFQPSRGLDVRGTASVYEQIRTQCLAGMGALVISFDLDELIENCEPIYVMRDGRLVAELRGEQIDRERIGRLMVGVEEGAA is encoded by the coding sequence GTGAGTCCCGCGGTCCGGATGTCGGGGGTCACCAAGCGATTCGGTCGGCTTGTGGCATGCGACCGAGTGGATCTCGAGGTGGCAAGGGGGGCGACACACGCCATTGTCGGCGAAAACGGTGCGGGCAAAACGACCTTGATGCGCGTCCTGTACGGGCTGTACCGACCCGATGCGGGAAACATCGAGATTGCGGGCAAGCCGGTGCGCTTCGGCAGCCCCAGCGAGGCCATTCGCGCCGGCATCGGCATGGTCAGTCAGCACTACAGCATCATCGGCGAGCTCACCTGCCTCGACAACCTGATGCTAGGCGCCGAACTCGCTCACCTCGGCGTCCTGAAGCGCTCGGAGGCCGTCGAGCGTGCACAGAGACTAGCTGCCCGCATGGGTTTTCAGTTCGACTGGTACGCTCCTGCTGAGACCCTCACTCCCGCAGGCTGCCAGAAGTTGGAGATTCTCAAGTTGCTATGGCGGGAGGTGGAGATCCTCATCCTCGACGAACCCACCGCAATGCTTTCGCCGCCGGACGCGCAAGCGCTCTTTTCCAGCCTCCGCGAGTTGGCTGATGACGGCAGGACCATCATTCTGGTCACCCACCGGCTGCGCGAAGTGGTAGACCACTGCGACCGCGTTACGGTGCTGCGAGCGGGCCGCAAAGTGGGTGAGTCGGATGTGGCCGACACCGACGTAGTCCGCCTGTCCACGTGGATCGTCGGTGAGGAGATGCGTCCTCGTCTCGACGTCGGGTCTTCCGTCCACGAAGCACCCGTGCTCCTGGATGTGCGCGACTTGCACGTTCTCGGCGATCGCCGCAACCGCGCCGTCGCGGGGTTGAGCCTGCAAGTCCGAGCGGGAGAAGTGGCAGGTATAGCGGGCGTGGACGGCAACGGTCAGGCCGAGCTGTCCGAGGCACTCATCGGAGTGAGGCCCACCCTGTCAGGAACCATTCGACTACTGGAGCGTGATGTAACACGCGAACCACCGGTGCGACGGCTTCGCCTCGGCTTGCGGTTCATTGCTGCGGACCGCCACAGGCATGGTCTCATCGAGACATGGGACCTTCTGAACAACGCGATTCTGGGCTTGCAGAGGTTGCCACCCCTGGCACGCGGTCCGCTACTGAGCGCGCGAGAGCAGATGGATGCCGCAAAGGAACAAGTGGAGCGATTCCATATCAAAGTGGACTCTCTGCGTGCGCCCGTCTCCGAGCTGTCGGGGGGCAACCAGCAGCGCCTGGTCGTAGCGCGCGCCCTGCATCTCGATGCGAAGCTGTTGCTCGCATTCCAGCCTTCACGAGGTCTGGACGTACGAGGTACCGCATCGGTATACGAGCAGATTCGCACCCAGTGTCTGGCAGGCATGGGCGCACTCGTTATCTCCTTCGACCTCGACGAACTGATCGAGAATTGTGAGCCTATCTATGTGATGCGCGATGGTCGGCTTGTGGCCGAGCTACGAGGAGAGCAGATCGATAGGGAACGGATCGGTCGCTTGATGGTAGGCGTAGAAGAGGGGGCCGCTTGA
- a CDS encoding NAD(P)-dependent oxidoreductase: MKTIGFIGLGVMGRPMAAHVLNAGYDLWVHNRSQQAVTELVGKGAKQSDPVEMAGRCDAVLLCLPTSVETAEVTERLLASAQPGLIVCDHSTIQPRVAKRLAQHATRFDATFLDAPITGGEKGAIEGTLSTMVGGDPEALARVEPVLKAFSAKVTHVGESGSGQMTKLANQIVCAVTIAAVAEGLSFAKVHGLDLDKTIDVLSGGAADSWTLRNLGSKMVSHDFRPGFSLRLALKDLRYAIESAADCGAFAPATALIQQLFGSLVAQGRGQEGITAIYDLYCRLSTPEAVSE, from the coding sequence TTGAAGACGATAGGGTTCATCGGACTTGGAGTGATGGGGCGGCCGATGGCCGCCCACGTGCTGAATGCCGGCTACGATCTGTGGGTGCACAATCGGAGCCAGCAAGCCGTCACCGAGTTGGTTGGCAAGGGGGCGAAGCAATCCGACCCGGTGGAGATGGCCGGCAGATGCGATGCCGTGCTCCTCTGCCTGCCGACGAGCGTTGAGACCGCCGAGGTCACCGAGCGACTATTGGCCTCTGCACAACCAGGGCTCATCGTGTGCGACCACTCCACCATTCAACCGCGTGTGGCTAAACGTCTTGCACAGCATGCCACCCGCTTCGACGCCACCTTTCTGGACGCACCGATCACGGGCGGAGAGAAGGGCGCGATCGAAGGGACGCTAAGCACCATGGTCGGGGGGGACCCAGAGGCGCTTGCCAGGGTCGAGCCCGTGCTGAAGGCGTTCTCCGCCAAGGTCACTCACGTCGGAGAGTCGGGTTCGGGCCAGATGACCAAACTGGCCAACCAAATCGTGTGCGCAGTGACCATAGCAGCCGTGGCCGAAGGCCTAAGTTTTGCGAAAGTTCACGGCCTAGATCTAGACAAAACCATCGACGTGTTGTCCGGAGGCGCCGCAGACTCGTGGACCTTACGCAACCTCGGATCGAAGATGGTGAGTCACGACTTCCGCCCTGGATTCTCCCTACGGCTCGCACTCAAGGACCTGAGGTACGCCATCGAATCCGCGGCCGATTGCGGAGCATTCGCTCCCGCCACCGCCCTAATCCAGCAGCTCTTCGGCTCGCTCGTCGCGCAGGGCCGAGGACAGGAGGGGATCACGGCCATCTACGATCTCTACTGCCGGCTAAGTACACCGGAGGCAGTCTCCGAGTGA
- a CDS encoding PD40 domain-containing protein: MRTTKTLLWLVGLIALLLGFWLLSTWGKGQAPILPANTSGWLAFVSDREGPAHIWFLKPDGTEVRAEPDSSSEDLEPTWQLPDGKTLFFVSNRTDRIFQIFHLSPRDGTANQLTVSHSRKAELSSDPTGQRILHTAGGTVSVLYLGERHAAQLIPPPTISPGERKALMDAWQAEFGASSFRKVTWGRSAGTLVGVISGDTGDVLIVQQYDLRARQQKPPVVWLYAKRIDIAYHPTEDKFIVAYVGAQAKETEEAGRSWEAGETVQPEPEGPTDALLIVSLDNAKLTPVPVFAEIGAKSVLVSPSWSPDGSQIAAIMAKVEGDEVVPEALVLLPAQEGGVRLLTEADVGLCGDPQWSPDGRKIAYTKGPSGQRDIWLYESDREPRKLVGSAGDDFWPRWSPKVDR; encoded by the coding sequence ATGAGAACTACCAAGACACTCCTTTGGCTCGTGGGGCTAATCGCTTTGCTGCTAGGCTTCTGGCTGCTCTCGACCTGGGGCAAGGGGCAAGCGCCTATCCTCCCCGCCAACACCTCGGGATGGCTGGCCTTCGTCTCGGATCGCGAAGGCCCGGCTCACATCTGGTTCCTCAAGCCCGACGGGACCGAAGTGCGGGCAGAGCCCGACTCCAGTTCAGAAGACCTCGAGCCAACCTGGCAGTTGCCCGACGGCAAGACGTTGTTCTTCGTCTCGAACCGCACAGATCGTATCTTCCAGATCTTCCACCTGAGCCCGAGGGATGGAACGGCGAACCAACTCACCGTGAGCCACTCGCGAAAAGCAGAGTTGTCATCCGATCCTACCGGTCAGCGCATCCTGCACACGGCGGGTGGGACGGTATCCGTGCTGTACCTGGGCGAGCGGCACGCGGCGCAGCTTATCCCGCCACCTACGATCAGTCCAGGAGAGCGAAAGGCTCTTATGGACGCATGGCAAGCCGAGTTCGGCGCATCGTCTTTTCGAAAGGTGACATGGGGGCGCAGTGCGGGCACGCTGGTGGGGGTGATAAGTGGAGACACCGGAGATGTACTCATCGTGCAGCAGTACGATCTGCGGGCGCGACAGCAGAAGCCTCCGGTGGTATGGCTCTACGCCAAACGCATAGATATTGCGTACCATCCGACGGAAGACAAATTCATCGTGGCATACGTGGGTGCCCAAGCCAAGGAGACGGAGGAGGCCGGACGCTCATGGGAAGCAGGGGAGACCGTCCAACCGGAACCCGAGGGCCCCACCGACGCGTTGCTCATCGTTAGCCTCGACAACGCCAAACTGACTCCCGTACCCGTTTTCGCGGAAATCGGCGCGAAATCGGTTCTCGTCTCGCCCTCTTGGTCTCCGGACGGTTCGCAAATCGCCGCGATCATGGCCAAGGTCGAGGGCGACGAAGTAGTACCAGAGGCCTTAGTATTGCTGCCTGCCCAGGAAGGTGGCGTCAGGTTACTGACAGAAGCCGATGTGGGGTTGTGTGGTGACCCGCAGTGGTCACCCGATGGAAGGAAGATCGCCTACACCAAAGGGCCGTCTGGGCAGCGGGACATCTGGCTGTACGAAAGCGATCGCGAGCCGAGAAAACTCGTCGGCAGCGCGGGAGATGATTTCTGGCCTCGATGGTCACCTAAGGTGGACCGGTGA
- a CDS encoding methionyl-tRNA formyltransferase, whose product MRVLYFGTAPFAVPALRAIANSNHDLIGVVSQPDSPSGRGMRLRPSAVTETATELGIEALRPESCRSEEFLRLVTGLRPDVLVVAAYGQIMPVTLLEAAPLGGINIHASLLPRWRGAAPIPRAIEHGDAVTGITIMLMDAGMDTGDILLQEETPIGEDENAGQLTERLAVMGAHLIVQALDLLPDGLTRTPQDSALATKAPKVKKEEGLLDWALSARTLHNRVRAFTPQPGAHTTYQTSSVKVCATKLIDSFVSAEPGSVVAVGPDGIGVACGDGALLLTEIQPEAKRRMTALDFSNGYGVRPGTRFGT is encoded by the coding sequence ATGAGGGTTCTGTACTTCGGCACCGCCCCGTTCGCGGTGCCCGCCCTGCGAGCCATCGCCAACTCGAACCACGACCTGATTGGCGTGGTTAGCCAACCGGACAGCCCCTCGGGTAGGGGTATGCGACTGCGTCCCAGCGCCGTCACCGAGACTGCGACTGAACTGGGAATCGAAGCGTTGCGGCCAGAGAGCTGTCGATCCGAAGAGTTTCTGCGACTGGTGACCGGGCTGCGTCCCGACGTGCTGGTAGTCGCCGCCTACGGACAGATCATGCCGGTGACGCTCCTGGAGGCCGCTCCGCTCGGAGGCATCAACATTCACGCTTCGCTGCTCCCGCGCTGGCGAGGCGCAGCCCCCATCCCGCGAGCCATCGAGCATGGTGATGCCGTGACCGGAATCACGATCATGCTGATGGACGCTGGAATGGACACGGGCGACATTCTGCTGCAGGAAGAGACCCCGATCGGTGAGGACGAGAACGCTGGACAGCTCACGGAACGTCTAGCCGTGATGGGTGCGCATCTGATTGTTCAGGCTCTCGATCTTCTCCCGGATGGACTCACTCGCACTCCGCAAGACTCGGCGCTTGCCACCAAGGCGCCCAAGGTGAAGAAAGAGGAGGGCCTCCTGGATTGGGCTTTGTCGGCCCGCACCCTGCACAACCGGGTCCGGGCGTTCACTCCACAGCCGGGAGCGCACACCACGTATCAGACCAGCAGTGTAAAGGTCTGCGCCACTAAGTTGATCGATTCCTTCGTGTCGGCCGAACCGGGGAGTGTTGTGGCAGTCGGACCCGACGGCATCGGGGTCGCTTGTGGGGACGGTGCACTGCTGCTAACCGAGATTCAGCCCGAGGCGAAGCGGCGGATGACCGCCCTCGACTTCTCCAATGGGTACGGCGTCCGCCCCGGCACTCGCTTCGGGACGTAG
- the def gene encoding peptide deformylase, producing MSTRRPSHDPTSLRPGTIFFVNSIVATEVVIPEHVADFYASANPGVVKYPDPVLRAVAEPVKRISPDVQDLIRRMITILKRANGLGLAAPQVGVSERVILVAPVGEDIHVLINPEVVSESGAILGQEGCLSLPGLYGDVERAAEAEVRALNRKGKPVHLKLSGMPARIALHEIDHLNGILFTDRAVASSLHWHIPEDDEGEEPEI from the coding sequence ATGTCGACCCGCAGACCCTCGCATGACCCTACATCGCTTCGGCCCGGTACAATCTTCTTCGTGAACAGTATCGTCGCAACAGAGGTGGTGATCCCGGAGCACGTCGCCGACTTCTATGCATCGGCCAATCCGGGCGTGGTGAAATACCCCGATCCGGTTCTGCGCGCCGTTGCCGAGCCAGTCAAGCGAATCTCGCCGGACGTACAGGATCTCATTCGGCGCATGATCACTATCCTCAAAAGGGCAAACGGCCTGGGTTTGGCAGCGCCGCAGGTCGGCGTGTCAGAAAGGGTTATCCTTGTTGCCCCCGTTGGAGAGGACATCCATGTGCTGATCAATCCCGAGGTCGTGTCGGAGAGCGGGGCGATCTTGGGCCAAGAAGGGTGCCTGAGCCTTCCCGGACTGTACGGGGACGTCGAGCGCGCTGCCGAAGCCGAAGTGCGTGCACTAAACCGCAAGGGCAAGCCAGTGCACCTGAAGCTGAGCGGCATGCCCGCACGCATCGCATTGCACGAAATCGATCATCTGAACGGCATTCTCTTTACGGACCGCGCAGTCGCCTCCAGCCTCCACTGGCACATTCCGGAAGACGACGAGGGCGAAGAGCCCGAGATATGA